The Elaeis guineensis isolate ETL-2024a chromosome 3, EG11, whole genome shotgun sequence region ctccttcttctttccttttttgcaGGGCCAATGTTTGGTGATTATGGAACGTTTTTACCTGTTCAGGTGCGGCACCCTTCTACAAGCTCTTGCCCAACACTTCAAGCTTGCGCTGCCTCGAAGCCTCCTTTCGAAAAGGTAGTTGTGCTCCTTTCGGTATTTTTCCCACTACATTTGCTTTATTTATGACATAGGATCTCAAGTTTCTGAAAATCAATTCCTACTGGTTTTGGTCTGTGAAGCAGAGTTATGGAAAATACGATACTGGACATGATACAAATGAAACTGGTGAGGCAACCACAAAATCCAAGACATCCTATGATGAGCtggctgatctggatgatagtttGGCGGAATTCACTCTATATGAAGCCAAAACTCTGAGACAATCAGCTGATCGATTGAAGGTTTGGAGAATTTTCATGCTTCTTTTTATTCTTTGTTTAGTCTCTACTCCTGTATGATTTTATACAATACCACTTGTGATGTTTAAAACGTTGCAGACTGCTGGGGATGGAGTTGAGGTCACTGAGATCTACCTCCATGCAggcttgaaatttttgaaaagtgcCTACTTGCTCGAGTGCCGCACGATTCCAGGATTAAGAAGACCAAAGGGTACTCCTGATGCATTTCATTGCTACATTGATGCAGCAAAGCTCTTCAGGTAAGTCATTCAAGTGCttctttgaaatataatatgctaATTTTCAGTTTACCCAACGAATCTGGAATAACACTTGCCTCTGTGTAGTACAACGTATATGCTGTTGAAAAGCTTATTCTAACCTAGAGAATTGGCTGAGCAATGTTAGTTGGACACTTGTAGTGTTAAAGTGATAATATATCGACATAAGGATTCTAATCTACTTGTCTTTATGCCCTTGTTGATGAATTGGAAAACTGCAGCTTCACCTTTTCAAATCTATAAGAAACTAAAGCACACAGATATTTTTCCAAACAAAAAAATTGAATGCATGAAAACAGCAAACCATTTACTCTATTATATCCCTATTGTTGGATCTACATCAAGAACACACTAGCTTATGTTTTCTTTGCATGTAGTGCCAATCTAGTCTGTCTATGTTTTCCGATGCTCGGAGCAAAAACTAGCCCATTAACTATCCTATTTAGATGttccattataatattttttcatgTTTTTGAAGACTTGCATTCCCACAATCTCAATTATTTTTGAGTAACATCAATTAAATTGACTTGAAATCATATTTTAAATGCAGGTACTGTGCAGAAACTAGTGAGAAAAGTGGAAAGATTGAAATAGCTGTACTTTCATACAAGTGCATGGAAGTGACACACTTGAGAGTTGCTTTTGGCCTGAAGAATATCTGTTCAACGAGCAAAAGTAATTACTTCACCACAATCAATTTCTGAACTATTTGGCTTTTCTTATTAGCATCTAAATAAAATGCATCATTACAATAAAATATCTTCTGTTGGACTAATACTTTGGTTCTCACTCCAAACCAGGTCTGATTTATGAGAAAGACATCAAGATGTCATCACATCTCAAACCAACGAATGATACTGTATCTCATCTAAGGCAGCTTCTCAGCATTGTAAGtaatatcttcttcttcttcttcttcttctaatttttgcTGGATCTTTTAGAAAGGAAGCAATAAATGTTTGTACTTATATGATTGAAATTCTTTTGGGAGGAGTGAAGGTAGGCAAGATCTTGCTGTTAACTAATAGAGATATTGATTATTGTTTTACAGTCAGAGCATACTGCCTCTGCAATGAATGCATCCAAGAGATACCGTGCTTTGGAACTTGCTATTCGACACCACTCTTGCACCGAGGGATACAGAGCTGAGAGCTTGTCATCAGTGAAAAAAGCCCTTGATTTTAGTTTCTACAATGTGGAAGAGTTTGTTCGCCTCATCACATTATCACTGAAGGATGTAGGGATGTAGAGCACCTATCTAAGATTTGTAATTTTAAATGTGTTTATAGTATTTGTGAATTTTTGTGCAAAGCATAGTGTAACTAATTGTTCCTCTAATGTGTCAAGGCGTAGACTTGTATATAGCTTTGCTAGGTCAAGACAGAGTGACATTCCCTCATGTAATTATTGTTTTCTTATTTTTCCTAACTTTGTATTCATTCATTCTTTCAATTGAATTTAAACATAAAGTTATCCTTTTCTCTGAAACTGGACTTCTACGAATTCTTTTTCTTCCAATCTAATGTGTtctcctttttctattttttgggtGAGAACAATGGCGAGATTGCAATCATCTTGGATCAAACTTGGAACCTCACACCATGAAAAACGTGACTTACTGTGATATCCCAAACCAGAACTAATCCCGCCCAACTTTAAAGAGTAATCCAACTGTGCACAGATTTtaaagcatcaaaaaaaaaaaaaaaaaaaaaagaggggggtgGGGGGGCGCGAAGAAACATCAGGAAGAAGACTTCTCTGATGAAGAGGAGTTTGAGCCAAACTTTAGGGCTCCTCTATAAGAGGAGATCCTCGTTCCCTCCCTTCCGTGAGCATCCACCGTCAAGAAGATGCCGAGATCCCTCTCTCCCGTTGCCGGAAGACTCGTGTTcgtcttcttcttttcttgagaaGCTTTCATCGAGATCAAGGCCGTTGATCGTCGGAAAAAGGATAAGAACTCTCTCTAATCCTTCTTGCCATCTTCCTCAGCCTTTAAATCCCAATGTTCCGCCGGCAATCGCCggatttctttgaaaaaaataaaaaagagtccCCTGTTTCGGACTGTTTCCGCCCCTCTTTTTCTGTGGTTTTCCAgcaccggtggtcaccgccaaCCACCGGTCTGGGTTTCTTGGGCTGTGCGGTCACAACCCCGACAGCCGCTGGCCACCACCATGCCGGACGGGGGCTTCTGGTCCAAAGAACAAAAAGGGGGAGCACAGTCCCCTGTTTTGTTTaaacgaaggaagaagaagaagaaagaaagagaaaaaggaaaagaaaaaaaagaaaaagaagaaaagaaaagaaaagaaaaaaactttctcctctctctctctaatttctttctttattttttctctctaaaattttttctctctaaattatttttttccaaattttttataattatgagaAGAATGACGATGAATTTGAATGATTCTAATAAAAGTAATCTGATCCGTGGTCATCGAGCAGTATACTAgtatcttgatcagaccatgaactaTTAGATTTGACcatccatgattttattttgaattatctGTATATtgatttaaccatgacttgattagattattttgattggaCCGATCGAGATGTTAGAccatgtcacctgatcaattcaaattataccttataaattttctcttctctgattttctctctccacttgatttacgAACTCAATGAAGAAATCTCGACTCTATCACTTTGAAAATCTAATTTGGCACGGTAGCTAAACTCTACACCATTTATGTCCTAATTGAATTTTgactagataaaattagatgattggACTAATTTGGACTGTAGGATACAGAtatccatcaattctatctttcttaattattcatgTATTATCTAATTATTGGAATTGATCCTGTATAGAGTTGTGGATGATGATCATAGGATATTgcaatatgatctatgaacaaaaaattttggaagaaaatttttaaaattatgtagatttattagaATGCGTATAAGGTAAATAAtgcttcactttttttagatttattgataaattataatatatttttttgatatgatttgtgaaatgatgcatgaattggatgaatgatattttattataaaaaatatcttattttaaaatattatgacgaagcatgattaaatttttttatttcgttaTGCATTATGTCGATTGACCATATGATTATATGTTTTTTTATCGAATTAGGAAAAGAAatatgacttatgaagaattttgatataagaataatatgaactGATAATCTGGCTATGTAAAGGTCCCTGCCAGTGGGGAcaaatacgttggcaattgatttatcttgAGAATTTATATCGCCAGCGAGATAAACgacatgtcgccagtgagaccagcgataaaccgtTAGCGAaatcagcggttccaaaggactttgctgccagatgattcgtagctcaccgcaagatgatatgcggtgttatgatcctgctATAGAAAAATGTgatcatagttcatggttgatgaaaagaacttaagaatgaaagaaattaaaatctcgaaggaaacttgaatatttgaaaaaaaaataaatttaacgtGAACTATAttatataattgaaattgatttcaaattgatgaactctatatgcgtattttttataaataattatttactttaatacttgatgaaatctatttaaagtgatcattgcttattggactgtttagctcattacctcttattttactatttttacatatgttgagaaattaagatgatataagaaatgaatggaagagtgattagaagcagaatctctatacttttattttagattgaaagtcttattgaatttgatgtaaggcctattgaatcattgttaaatttattgagatattaaagttgaaatttagattgttatcttttcgatttaaattattgactaattattccgctattgttttatgatagtatgataagatatcTTGCATGTTTATGAAGAGAGTTTTCTATGAATATGCGGCGATTGTTATGACTTTTAGCGCACAATCTTGGATCAAAGACATGATAATTACGTAACTTTGCTTGCCAATACATTCAATATATTTACGCTGAAAGTGGTGATGCTGGAATCGTGTTTGTTCTTCAAGAAGCAATACAGTAATCCAACCACTTATTCACGCTGCAAGAAAAAGCTTGTTAAAGTTGTTCTGGCCCATTGGCTCAGTTGGAATTGCAAGTTGAGGACATGAATGGGCTACGCACAAGAAATTTTTAGCATAAATTTTACAACATCCAGACCCACACAACCGTCGAATGTTGGTGAGACAGTGTTATAACTTTGGAAGTTTTGAAGATTATTGTGGTGTTTGAAAAACAAAAGCAAATTGGTGTATCGAGTATTTCGATTGTAAGGAAGAAAGCAACATAAACCACACAATGAGGACAGGAGCCAAGGACTCCACACATCAAGAGCTCCTGCATATATAACAGCTTCGTTAGTAACAAAATATGCCCACCAGAATGAAAAACAGCGATCTTGCTAGAGgggaaaatttcaaatttcaaactaaTTTCAGATACTTATTTTAATGCTACTGGTCACTGATACGTGCCAGGAAttgtaaaagtataaaaaatgatTGTTTATCCAAAGAAAAGGAAACATAAACTCATTAACAACTAGAGGCACTTGTGACTATGAGAGGATAATGATGAGGGGCGAttcagagaaaagaagagataggaTCTAGCTATTTCTTATGTTCTGATGAAATTCTTAACCAGAACCTATTTCTAAGCTTGAATGGACTGGAACATAAATAAATTAAGAGATTATGCGTTATTTCAAGTTTACTAATGGACATAATCTGTagaatttagaattaaaagaAACCATTTTGctctaaaaaaatcaaaagaaatgaCAGAAAAATTAAAATGCCTCCAAGGTTTGAGCCTGGAAAATCTCATCTCTGGAGAAGTAAAAGATTTCACAAATTAGACAATTTGAAAACAACTCCCAGGTTTTGAAGTTGGGACATTGTTTAAAAGAGAAGACGAATTATTGGGCTATGGCTTGGTTTGTGTTTTGCTTGTCTTCTTGAGAGGCAGGTTGGAGATGCTATCAACTAATAACTTGTTTTGGTGTAACATGAAGACTTCTCTGAGAGGTCACCATCCAGGTGTTACTTTCAGCCAAGCACATCAAATTATGGTGGTCTAATGAAATCCTGTGCTCAGTACTCCTTTAACTGCACCCATATTCATGAACAAAAGATCATAGTTGAGATGTAAAACCTATGTCTTATCGAGGGAAGATCGGATAGTTGCATAAATATAAACATGACTCTAGTGTTATGAATTGGGCTAGGTTCATTCAGGTCTAATTACTATTGGGACCAGGTCCAGTGGATCTTACTAGTAGTTACTCGCCATATTATCTTTTGCATTTAAACAGTTCAAGATCAAATGAGGGTGCCTATTATCCATCATATATGTGTCCTACTATTTGGATTGATCCATGGTCCATGTAATAATTTCTCCTGGTTTACACACAAAGTCAACTTATGTTTGGTGCCCTCCACTTACATCTAGTGAAGCAATTGACAGGCAAACCCTACTAAATCACCGGCATAAATATAAAGGCTCATTTGCTTCGAGGGAAGAAAATTTTctcattgaaatattttttttaagagcgTATTCTTAGGAATATAATGTCCAAAAAAGTAGTTTTAGTATATTGGATGGACCATGGGAAAATGATGCATTTCAGAATGCTTTATGCTTATTTGAGtatctatttttctgaaaaatcTATGTAAAATACCAGTTATATCCTTAATAAAGAAAAAgaccttatcctattttattcaCGGCTTTAATGGTACCtttggaacaaaaaaaaaaaattcaattttcttcccatgaGAAAGCTCAAAACCATATCCACGTAGATTTTTCTTTCTCATAAAATATGAGAAGTATATTCCTATAGAAATATCATTTGCCAATCTCTCATTTGAAAACACCAGCCAAATAAGGGGGgttccttcattttttttcattaaccATACCGTCCTCCTTCCTAATCCCGTCAACCAAATAAGTCTCATGGTATTTGGAGGAAGGCTACATGTTAAATAGCCTATTGAACTATTAGTTTACTTACACATGCAGACGTGCACGTAAGCACGCACTCAAAAATAACATTTGGTTTTGTTTCTAAACAATGAATAAATCAAAAAAAGCATATAATCGCTACCACAATCTAACTTGTATACCCCACGATTTATATGATTTAATTGTCATATGTACTATAACATAACAAATGTGCCTGCAAACTAGGCTTTAATCAAGTCATTACAACTCTGCCTTGGAGTAGGTTCTGTTGTTCAAATCATGAAATTGCTGTCCACTTATTGGAGACAAGTGATTCTAGCTGAAGGTGCTCCCATAATTCTTTATAAACAAGAAATATTTAATGCAAGTTTATTTTCAAAGGATATTAAAAAAACCATTGTTTTGAGGGGAAAGAAGGACCCAAACCCTGACAAGAAGGGCAGAAAGGTGGTGGTGCCAGGATTAATGCTCTTCCAGATACCGTGGAGACCGGTGCATGAGTGTTATTTCCACTGCTCAGTGGCTCATTTGGGAGGGCAGAACCAGTACTTTCTGAGAGCATCAGGACTTCTTCCAACATGATAGCTCGGCTGTAGAATACTGTGGCCCCAAGGACATGATCAAAATTCAGCGGTGAGTCCCATAGATGGGTTAAATTGTACGCTTTTCCATCTGGTTTTTGAAACTTGGACACTGATAGCCCCTTGTCCACCGAGTTTTGGCAGTTGATAAACTTAGATCTCTGTGGGGTATGCACTCGAAGATATATGATTGTACTTGATAGCTCaccagaaaaaagaagaaaaagatcagtgGATGCTGGAGACTCGGCCAAGTTTGTCATGCTACTCCTAACTTCTGCCACACGCCAGATCAGATCAGATCAGATCAGATTGCCAAAGTAcgtccttctcttcttctcatgATGAGAGAGTAGAAAAGGTAATAAAGTAGTCCATTTAATTTTCAGCCTGTTTCTAATGCgcctcttcttatttttttcttttttctggtaAAGTTAATGCACCTCTTGAAGGGTGCTCCCTTCCACGTTTGATCCCCATTCCAAACAGATACGtatacacccaaaaaaaaaaggaaaagaaagaagaagaagacgaatGGAAAAGCCACATCACCGTCATCCCAACCTTATCCACTTCATCATTTATGCCTCCAAATTTTAGTCCTGATGAGAACTGACTACTTCCTACTCAACCTTCACTTATTACATTACATGATAACAACCTCACGAACAATCAAAACCAAATACAATAAGCAAAAAAACAgatccgattttttttttttttgacaagaaataagaaaataatatcaAGTGAATCGataaggaggtggtggtggtggtggtagaTGCGGGGAGCGGGCGGTGGGAGTCCATAGAACATCTGGAGGGAAGTGACCGGCGTAGATCGGTGTACCGTCGGACGATCCATGATGGTGATGACGATGAAAATGGTCGTGTTGATAGTGATACTGCGCTTCTTCATCATGATCATCCTCATCATGATGAGGTCGGGCGGCAACCTCATCGCCACCTCCACTGCCGCCGGCGGCGGAGAGAGAGGCCGAGGCCGAACCCGCCGTCTCCTCCTCCACCGGCAGCCGGTCGAAGGTGGGCTCTGCGAATCCCGCGGCCACCACCACCACCGTCCCCGCTGCCACCAGAGGCCCCGCCACCATCCCCCCCACCACCCTCCCATGCGGCCCCCCAGCGACACCGAGAACCCCCCGCCTAATCCGCCGGCGGCGGCTGGGAGGGACGGCGGGAAGAAGGTGGCGGAGATGGAGAGTATGTCGAACCGGCCGCCGAACGTCAccacggcggcggcggcggagggggATCCCTCCACCGGGAAGGGTGACTGGCGGAGTGTGACGTTGGCGACGGGGCCGGAAGCGGCGAGGACGCACAAGCCGAGGGCGCGGCGGCGGGAGAAGGCGGCGAGGGAGGCGGCGACGTCGTGGCCGGCGGGGATCTCGAGGACGTGCGGCCGCATAGCGGGGGAGGAATCGGTAAACTCCCGGGTGATGACGACAGGGGGCTGGGGCTTGTTCTTGGATCCCGACGGGCGGCCTCTCCGCCTCTTGACCACCTCATTACTCGACCcatccccttctttccctcctcCTCTTCTACTCCCCAACTCCTCTGCCGTCTTCTTTTGTTTCTTGAACTCTCCACAGCTCCTACTGTCCACTTCCTCTGAGTAGCACTTCATCTTATCTTCTAACTCTTTAACAAAATGAAGAGAGTATTGGATTGATTATTGGAGGAAGAATGGGGTATGGAATTAAAAAGGTAGAGAGACAGAGAAGACGGTTTGTTCTGGAGTGAGTTGAACTTTTGAAGGAAGTAAAGTAAGGTTGGAAGGAGCAATGGGGCCGGAGGTTGATAGGGGTGAGCGGGGCCGTGTTGGTCGCGCGTCGGAGAGATGGGTAGAGAGATATGGGAGCACGTTGGTATGGTACAATTTCTCGTTCGTACGAATGGGTGGATGTGGGTTGGCTCTCTCGGGCTCGTCGTTTGGTTcgcccagtaagaattttaatTCAGACCATATCATCTGAAAAGCAAAAGCTTAAATAATATTATATCTAAAGaagttatatataatatttttttgtgaaaaggataaaatattattttatatcctTAAAGAATCAATTATACGAAGGAAATACAACATAAGCTACCTGAATTAAATGCATTTCTAGAAAAAGAATTTGATCATGGGAGAGTgagctttctttctttctttttttttacatgaattttatttctaatagaagatcaaaaatttatttttttttaaaaaaaattatataatttttttatctaaaatttttaattaaatataaattattttgtctTTTTTTAGCTGACCATACTTTTCTCCACCCTTCGTCACCAATCAAAGTAGTTCTCAGTTCGCACGGCTTCTATCTGCTTTtagaataataatatatttttgaggTGCTTGAGCTGGAAGATGGAAAGGAGGAAGGGTGGGCTTCTCACTCCACTGCTTTCTTTTGTCCATCTTCCAGATCGGAAAGCGACCGTTGATGGCTTTCGTTTGTCAGCACCTGCTTCGATCCACCGTTTCTTCTTTTATTTCTCACGCGGAGAGTTGGGCTGGCAATTAATGCCGCGACGCCGCCCACGTCTTCTGACGAGACGGCAGACGGGGAGCTCCGCCCCTGATTGCGGTTACGTGACAAAATGCGTGATTAATGGTTCCCGACGGTCCTTTTTTATGTGTTAATCTATTGCAGCAAACGGCCTTTTGCTGCTGTTTTTTAGTTGACATTTGGCAGTTGACGCTTGAGATATGGTGTGGTGGGGTGCTCCAGCCACGTCATAGCCTGATCCGTAAGGACCTTCGGTGCATCCATAATGCATTGCCTATCTTTATTTAATTTCAggtataataaaattgatataaaacgTATCATTCAATTATATTGAAATACATAATTATTATTTTctaacatatatttaatatttataattttatttttttatttaaaattttaaataataaaaatatttttttattttaaaaaaattataacatcctgcgatcatattataatattctgcgttcaaattatgattttttgtacgtacaaaatcataatttttttcagaaataataaagaatgaaaatatttttattattgaaaatttataaaatttttaagtgaTGAAAATACGTTTCTTTCTTAAGATATCTTATGATCAAATTAtaaatagaaagtcataattggatcgcaggatatcataattttttcaaaaattgaggAGTATTTTCGtcgttcaaaattttaaacgaaaaagtagaactataaatattaaatacgtGTTGAAAAACAGTGACTATGTGATCCAATCAGATggaatgatatattttttttacactaCATACGGTACACAAAAATTACTCTTAGTTTCACATCTGCAAAGTAATTTACACCCTGTTAGGAGAACTTACGTGCCGGCATGACATGAGCCCAAAGGGACCTTGCTAGCCAGCGGACCAGAGTGGTCTCGGGTTGGCCTGGCTGCATATATATTAGGCCCCACTGCACCAATTCGGAAAGAAGGTTGGCAAAGCCATGGTGTTGGTGCAACCGTCTAGCCTCGTTACAACTCGGGATGTTACTGAAGAATACTAATCCTAAAATATTATTCAGATTTTCTATATAAATATCTTAGTACACAGTCGTTGGGGGACTAATTATGCTAGCTTCGATAACCTCGTTGACAGTATCTATATTTGTAGTGAGCCAAATTAACCCTCCTCCTCTTCAACAGCGACAGCCACCACCACGACACCGTTTAGAATGGGCGGTGGTCAAACCAAAACTAGCTCCAACTCCAATAATTTTGTAGGATGAGTCATTATGGAGATCCATGGAAATGCTGGTCCATGCCTACCTCAGTTTATCTGACAACTCGATCCAAGTCCAAGCGCCCTTTCACTTGTCAAGGGAGAAGCTGGAAACAGATGGCCCCACCTAACATGGCTTGCACGCCATAGCATAGTTTCAAATAGAGACGAGAGAAATTAGTTCACAAATCTACATCCAATCTAAATATGGGTAGCCTTTAAGCTCCTCCATATAATAAGCTCCACATTAGGGAGGACCGAGCTGGAAGAAAGGGAGAGCAAAAAAAATTGCGTGAACTAGAGCCTCACGCATTGAACAGAGATTATCGTAAAAGCCCGTGCATATATCTTCTTTAATATCGAAACCCCTTAACGGTCATCATGTGAGTTCAATCCAGTAATCATTATATGTGGACAATTACGTAAACAAATCCATGCATTTAGAATACCATATGGGGTGGATTTTATATTTTGACACATTCTTTTAataataatcttaaaaaataaatctaaaaatcaatGGCTTTTTTAACTAATGGAGTTGCCGGTcccataatttaaaaaatatggcaccatttcttcttcatttttaataCATACTTTTTATCAATACATACTATATGGTCATATGTTACACACTAAATAAATTATTCATCAAGTAAGTCAATACACACCCTCAAATAAAGATACACAGTTTTCAAAATATAAAGTTCACAAATATATAGTATACAGTCAAATGATATACACTTAGCAAATTAGTCATCTAACAATCTAATATGTATTTTCAAGTAAATTAATATgtagttttcaaaatattatattccTTAGTACACACTACATGATCTAGTGATATACACTCATCGactttctaatatatattataagcTTTTTGAATACACACCCAACAGTGCTCCGATACATATCACCAAATAAAATGCATATCCTAAAAACTATACATCGATTTATCAGAAGGTTTGTATTAGATCGTTACCAAGTGTGTATgaaagaaacttctaatatgtatcAAAAGTTGATATGTATCATTATATCATATAATATGTACTGATGGACATAATGATCTGGAAATATGCATCAATTTGCTTGGAGGTATGTATTGGATTACTAGATAACTAGTTTGCTAAATATGTATCTCTAGCTGTGTATTATATATATGAACTGTATATTCTGAAAAttgtatatcaatttatctaaaaatgtaTATGGGATTACCGTTAGGTGTGTATCAaagaaatttataatatatatcagAAAGTCAATAAGTATGTGTCACCGTACCATATAGTGCGTACTaataatgaatataatattttgaaaattttgtatcGATTTACTTAGAGATGCATTTGGATTGTCACATAACTAATTTGCTAAGTGTGTATTATTTGACCGTGTAACATGTATCGATGTATTTTATTCTGAAAATTATACATCGATTTTTCTGGAGATGTGTATTGACTTATTTAATGATTAATTTACTTGATGTGTATTACTTTGTCATGTGGTATGtatcgataaaaaatatattatgaaaaaaaaatattatattttttatttttaattatgagattaatAACTCCATTAATGAAAGGAGCCTTtgacttttagattttttttttaaaattagtattaCAAGAAACATGGTAAAATAGGAAACCATCCCATATGATATTCTATGGCGCCCGtcctatatgatttttgttccaagACTAGGCACCATTCCCTCCAGACCACATAAATTTCGAAAAAACTGGTTCTGAAAATTCATATTCATAGATCAATGTGCTCCAAATGAATCGTATGTGATCAATGGAGAAGCAAAAatcaaaagagaaaaggaagaaagagacCAGCCAATTTTCTATACCAACCGGAAATTCCAGCATATTTATTGGAATCCATCACAAGAAGCGTAATTCCTGACTTCCTGGCTTGCCAGACCAATTACTCTACATCATCTTGTTTTCAAGTCATAATCAAAAAATTCTGTTTCCAAGTAATCTTGTTGTGACATGTCATGTTAATACTAATCCCTATAACATGAACCTCTGGATAATGCTACGGCGCGATCCTTGGATTCGCACAAAATTAGTGCAACTTGCAGCATCATATGGGGTCAGGAAACTTTTTGTGTGCACTAACAGGAGCTCCGAAGCATTTTTATTAAATCACACTCCGATGCAGGCAACTAAAGATGGGAAGATAAG contains the following coding sequences:
- the LOC105041589 gene encoding cysteine-tryptophan domain-containing zinc finger protein 3-like yields the protein MAWEKRIEAVLGGMRRDFDLGLSKKEFGGPMFGDYGTFLPVQVRHPSTSSCPTLQACAASKPPFEKSYGKYDTGHDTNETGEATTKSKTSYDELADLDDSLAEFTLYEAKTLRQSADRLKTAGDGVEVTEIYLHAGLKFLKSAYLLECRTIPGLRRPKGTPDAFHCYIDAAKLFRYCAETSEKSGKIEIAVLSYKCMEVTHLRVAFGLKNICSTSKSLIYEKDIKMSSHLKPTNDTVSHLRQLLSISEHTASAMNASKRYRALELAIRHHSCTEGYRAESLSSVKKALDFSFYNVEEFVRLITLSLKDVGM
- the LOC105041400 gene encoding LOW QUALITY PROTEIN: AT-hook motif nuclear-localized protein 28 (The sequence of the model RefSeq protein was modified relative to this genomic sequence to represent the inferred CDS: inserted 1 base in 1 codon), producing MKCYSEEVDSRSCGEFKKQKKTAEELGSRRGGGKEGDGSSNEVVKRRRGRPSGSKNKPQPPVVITREFTDSSPAMRPHVLEIPAGHDVAASLAAFSRRRALGLCVLAASGPVANVTLRQSPFPVEGSPSAAAAVVTFGGRFDILSISATFFPPSLPAAAGGLGGGFSVSLXGPHGRVVGGMVAGPLVAAGTVVVVAAGFAEPTFDRLPVEEETAGSASASLSAAGGSGGGDEVAARPHHDEDDHDEEAQYHYQHDHFHRHHHHGSSDGTPIYAGHFPPDVLWTPTARSPHLPPPPPPPYRFT